The proteins below are encoded in one region of Segatella copri:
- a CDS encoding glycosyl hydrolase 115 family protein, translating to MADSFISFRQQGGAFPISTASQMSGICMDAHEKQGVKRAAEDLRKDIYTVSGRSPRVCCQGEDVVRYPILIGTYGVSEAITRLAKKGILPERSLKGKWESFVIKTIDHPAKGMERALVVAGSDMRGTIYGIYEISRQMGVSPWYWWADAPIAKHEEVFAKPCSVESGEPKVKYRGFFINDEFPCMTTWARNKFGGMNGQMYAHVFELLLRLKANCLWPAMWGSFKEYKPLVPILKDENGLYEGNCFNEDDPENARLADEYGIVMGTSHHEPMQRSQQEWIRHKKNYGNGEWNWLTNKNAIKRFFREGIENSKGYDKLVTIGMRGDEDRPMTDAGSREANFRLMEQIISEQRKIIADVTRKPASETPQVWTLYSEVLDYYDQGLKVPDDVIVMLCDDNFGHVRRLPDRKKNFHKGGYGMYYHVGYYGAPRASKWLTMSHIAEMWEQLQATYQHGVDKLWMLNVGDIKPHEFAIDFFMNMAWNPDAFDASNLEQYAQGFCAQQFGDKEAKEAARLLMSYGRYASRVQAELLDDKTYNLQTGEFKGVRDEFLALEARALRQYITLDETAKDAYQELVLFPIQGMANLYDMYYSLAMNKQLYREGRIEANTWADRVEECYKRDSLLCDNYNHHIANGKWNHMMDQVHIGYQNWHAPQHQVMPMVSRIQQSTPFAVTQPSTGYVFEQDGGMVVMEAEHLFSLTPAESEKSQWRLIPGLGRTKSGIALFPYTQPTAGAYLTYKMRFKADVDSVDVHLVTDAVMPFVLGGHYVAVSLDGGKEEIVGLNQNLNWEHKYDLMYPTAASRIIEKKVRMAVENTGKAEHTLRLRPMQPGIVFEKILINLGGYKPTHLGMLESPYVR from the coding sequence ATGGCTGATTCCTTTATCAGCTTCCGACAGCAAGGGGGAGCATTTCCTATTTCCACCGCCTCTCAGATGTCTGGTATCTGCATGGATGCTCACGAAAAACAAGGTGTGAAAAGAGCTGCGGAAGACCTGCGTAAGGATATCTATACCGTGTCGGGTCGTTCACCCAGAGTGTGCTGCCAGGGCGAGGATGTGGTGCGTTATCCCATCCTCATTGGTACATACGGAGTGAGTGAAGCTATTACTCGCCTTGCCAAGAAAGGCATCTTGCCAGAGCGTTCGCTCAAGGGCAAGTGGGAGAGCTTTGTCATCAAGACCATTGATCATCCTGCCAAGGGTATGGAGCGTGCCTTGGTGGTGGCAGGTAGCGATATGCGTGGCACCATCTATGGCATTTACGAGATTTCCCGACAGATGGGGGTGTCGCCTTGGTATTGGTGGGCGGATGCGCCGATAGCCAAGCATGAGGAGGTCTTTGCCAAGCCATGCTCCGTGGAGAGTGGAGAGCCGAAGGTGAAATATCGTGGTTTCTTCATCAATGATGAGTTCCCTTGTATGACCACCTGGGCTAGAAATAAGTTTGGGGGCATGAACGGCCAGATGTATGCCCATGTCTTCGAACTCCTTCTTCGCCTCAAGGCAAATTGCCTCTGGCCTGCCATGTGGGGCTCGTTCAAGGAATACAAGCCTTTGGTACCTATCCTGAAGGATGAGAACGGATTGTATGAGGGCAACTGCTTCAATGAGGATGATCCGGAGAATGCCCGACTGGCTGATGAATATGGCATCGTAATGGGTACCTCGCACCATGAGCCGATGCAACGCTCGCAGCAAGAGTGGATTCGACATAAGAAGAACTATGGCAACGGTGAATGGAACTGGTTGACCAACAAGAATGCCATCAAACGTTTCTTCCGAGAGGGAATCGAGAATAGCAAGGGTTACGACAAGCTCGTGACCATCGGTATGAGAGGTGACGAAGACCGTCCGATGACCGATGCAGGTAGTAGAGAGGCTAACTTCCGGCTGATGGAACAGATCATTTCGGAACAGCGAAAAATCATAGCTGATGTCACCAGGAAACCAGCCTCCGAGACCCCACAGGTCTGGACACTCTACAGTGAGGTACTCGATTATTATGACCAGGGACTCAAGGTGCCCGATGATGTCATCGTGATGCTTTGCGATGACAATTTCGGTCATGTGCGCCGACTTCCTGATAGAAAGAAAAATTTCCACAAGGGCGGCTATGGTATGTATTATCATGTAGGCTATTATGGTGCGCCGAGAGCCAGCAAGTGGCTCACCATGTCGCATATCGCCGAGATGTGGGAGCAGTTGCAAGCCACTTATCAACATGGTGTGGATAAACTCTGGATGCTCAATGTCGGTGATATCAAGCCCCATGAGTTTGCCATCGACTTTTTTATGAACATGGCATGGAATCCCGATGCCTTCGATGCCAGCAACCTGGAGCAATATGCACAGGGATTCTGTGCCCAGCAGTTTGGTGATAAAGAGGCGAAAGAGGCTGCTCGTCTCTTGATGAGCTATGGAAGATATGCGTCTAGGGTGCAAGCCGAATTGCTGGATGACAAGACATACAATTTGCAGACGGGAGAGTTTAAGGGCGTACGGGATGAATTCCTGGCCTTGGAGGCACGAGCCCTGCGTCAGTATATCACCCTGGATGAGACTGCGAAAGATGCCTATCAAGAGTTGGTCCTCTTCCCTATACAGGGCATGGCTAATCTTTATGATATGTATTACTCTTTGGCGATGAACAAGCAACTCTATCGTGAGGGACGTATTGAGGCTAATACATGGGCAGATAGGGTGGAGGAATGTTACAAGAGAGACTCCTTGCTCTGCGACAATTATAATCACCATATCGCCAATGGCAAGTGGAATCACATGATGGATCAAGTGCATATCGGCTATCAAAACTGGCATGCCCCGCAGCATCAAGTTATGCCTATGGTATCTCGCATTCAGCAGAGTACCCCTTTTGCCGTTACGCAGCCTAGTACAGGCTACGTGTTCGAGCAAGATGGCGGCATGGTGGTGATGGAGGCAGAGCATCTCTTCTCACTGACACCTGCTGAATCAGAGAAGTCGCAGTGGAGACTCATCCCAGGTTTAGGACGAACGAAGTCGGGTATAGCTCTCTTCCCATATACCCAGCCAACAGCAGGAGCATACCTTACCTATAAGATGAGATTTAAGGCAGATGTGGATTCGGTGGATGTACATCTTGTTACCGATGCAGTGATGCCCTTTGTGCTGGGCGGTCATTATGTGGCAGTGTCGCTGGATGGTGGCAAGGAAGAGATTGTAGGGCTGAATCAGAATTTGAACTGGGAGCATAAGTACGACTTGATGTATCCTACAGCCGCATCGCGCATCATAGAGAAGAAGGTGAGGATGGCTGTAGAAAACACGGGGAAGGCTGAACATACCTTGAGGCTTCGTCCTATGCAGCCTGGTATTGTATTTGAGAAAATACTCATCAATCTTGGCGGGTATAAACCTACTCATCTAGGAATGCTAGAGAGTCCTTACGTGAGGTGA
- a CDS encoding PHB depolymerase family esterase, giving the protein MKRTTFLMCLLFTLCMQVVAAVEHSYTQKAVKQTVKVGTSTREMLVYVPTNLPEKAPMVISLHGFNQNPDFQMGQTHWNEVADTAKILVVYPQGNGNAWDISGSGDVKFIETIMKTMQKKYKVDKNRIYISGFSMGGMMTYHCMTKLGTVVAAFGPVSGIPVDYREPVAPRHVPIMHIHGTGDDVVKWGGDPNHAAGGYGRIDDYVKKWAAYEDCDVDNPEVIRPYPATMSYAAATRTRYINKVDGTEVTLIAIDGKGHWHSDDPNAVYSTRELWNFFKQYKLDLPDNEDSSEAKGEVLFSDNWEDEVINVGEGVPAGWKRINSMNGGSRSDEKANGAANTGGARIKDFVAGGDFNTGFYLSARDFDQCKLSYGLYDGHRLHLIPGKYQLSFNSSYWNDGSENGAVTFDAGIAGISDNNSVLLEQNLDSEGNLKENANQVVKGSLAHFLNFTVEKEGDYELYFTMSSGWAAVILGNVKIKKADTSTGITDCTIDAFGKANIITYNLSGQRISAQTKGLVIEQILFANGKKVSRKVIKK; this is encoded by the coding sequence ATGAAAAGAACAACTTTCTTGATGTGCTTGCTTTTTACCTTGTGCATGCAAGTGGTAGCTGCTGTTGAGCATTCCTATACGCAGAAGGCAGTGAAGCAGACTGTAAAAGTGGGTACATCTACACGAGAAATGTTGGTCTATGTACCAACCAACTTACCCGAGAAGGCTCCGATGGTCATCTCTTTGCATGGTTTTAATCAAAACCCTGACTTTCAGATGGGACAGACTCATTGGAACGAGGTGGCAGATACGGCAAAGATTTTGGTGGTTTATCCTCAGGGAAACGGTAATGCCTGGGACATCTCTGGCTCTGGCGATGTCAAGTTTATCGAAACCATCATGAAGACCATGCAGAAGAAATATAAGGTAGACAAGAATCGCATCTATATTTCTGGCTTCTCTATGGGCGGAATGATGACTTATCATTGTATGACCAAATTGGGAACTGTAGTTGCAGCCTTTGGTCCTGTGAGTGGTATTCCTGTCGATTATCGTGAGCCTGTGGCTCCACGCCATGTGCCTATTATGCACATCCATGGCACGGGAGATGATGTCGTGAAATGGGGTGGCGATCCAAACCATGCCGCTGGTGGCTATGGTAGGATTGACGATTATGTCAAGAAGTGGGCTGCTTATGAAGATTGTGATGTGGATAATCCGGAGGTGATTCGCCCTTATCCAGCAACCATGAGTTATGCTGCCGCCACTCGTACTCGCTATATTAATAAGGTGGATGGTACGGAGGTTACTCTCATCGCCATTGATGGTAAGGGACATTGGCATTCGGATGATCCTAATGCAGTCTATTCTACCCGCGAGCTTTGGAACTTCTTCAAGCAGTATAAGCTCGATCTTCCTGATAATGAAGATTCTAGCGAGGCTAAGGGTGAGGTATTGTTCTCTGACAATTGGGAAGACGAGGTCATCAACGTAGGTGAAGGCGTGCCTGCTGGGTGGAAGCGCATCAATAGCATGAATGGTGGGAGCCGCAGCGATGAGAAAGCGAACGGCGCTGCCAATACGGGTGGTGCTCGTATCAAGGATTTCGTGGCTGGTGGTGATTTCAATACAGGATTCTATCTCAGTGCTCGTGACTTTGACCAATGCAAGCTCTCTTATGGCTTGTATGATGGGCATCGTCTGCACTTGATTCCTGGCAAATACCAGCTTTCTTTCAACTCTTCTTATTGGAATGATGGTTCCGAGAATGGGGCAGTGACCTTTGATGCTGGCATTGCTGGCATAAGCGACAATAATTCTGTCTTGTTGGAACAGAACTTGGATTCGGAAGGTAACTTGAAGGAGAATGCCAATCAGGTGGTGAAAGGTTCTCTGGCTCACTTCTTGAACTTCACTGTAGAAAAAGAAGGTGACTATGAACTTTATTTCACCATGTCTTCTGGTTGGGCTGCGGTTATTCTTGGCAATGTGAAGATTAAAAAGGCGGATACCAGTACGGGTATCACTGATTGTACAATCGATGCCTTCGGAAAAGCGAATATCATAACCTACAATTTGTCGGGTCAGCGCATCAGCGCACAGACTAAGGGCTTGGTTATAGAGCAGATTCTGTTTGCCAATGGTAAGAAGGTTTCCAGAAAGGTAATCAAAAAATAA
- a CDS encoding glycoside hydrolase family 97 protein, giving the protein MMNTTKILAFRKPLLMIVWLLAMQGAAFAQNLRETFSSPNGKIEWKAEGEENKVKVFEVAYRDACKGNKESQVLHITGYGLNTSDGGGRNLVLKDISKPKYISEHYQMLMGKKSECKNEANEIVYTFEDDLQRPLRMVVRLYNDGVAFRYELEGLQHTSIKQDLTTYHISEGTRRWFQEWTESYENFFPLSTTGKGGKQHWGYPCLLEQNGVYSLITEAGIERINSASSLKNGQNPEDYHVFLDENTQHYSGNWKSPWRVVVIGKKQDLIASTLVTDVSAPCRLKDTSWIKPGSVSWIYWAYNHGSNDLNIIKKYVDMAKTLHLPYVLIDAEWDEMKNGATIEEALKYAKDRGVKPLLWYNSSTAWIKAWGAPGPHNRLNAPENREKEFAWLEKMGVAGVKIDFFAGDKQETMEYCIDLLECAARHHLTVNFHGATVPRGWQRTYPNLLSTEGVYGAEWYNNESVLTKKAACHNATLPFTRGIVGSMDYTPCTFSDSQHPHITTHAHELALPILFESALMHWADKPESYLAQPKEVQDFISNMPTAWDETRLLSGYPGESVVMARRKGSTWYVAGINGKDESQKLALNLSSLTKQNSRVVLFEDSGTAKNPWKISYRKVRGMKDYINAQPRGGFVMVIKSKKRFAPNKVRSVFLECIECII; this is encoded by the coding sequence ATGATGAATACAACGAAAATCTTGGCTTTCAGAAAGCCGTTACTGATGATTGTATGGCTGCTTGCCATGCAGGGCGCAGCTTTTGCGCAGAATCTGCGGGAAACTTTCTCTTCTCCCAATGGAAAGATTGAATGGAAGGCTGAGGGTGAGGAAAATAAGGTGAAGGTTTTTGAGGTAGCTTATCGCGATGCCTGTAAAGGAAATAAGGAAAGCCAGGTGCTTCATATTACCGGTTATGGTTTGAATACCAGTGATGGTGGAGGAAGAAATCTAGTCTTGAAAGACATTTCCAAACCCAAGTATATTTCGGAGCATTATCAGATGCTCATGGGAAAGAAGAGTGAATGCAAGAACGAGGCGAATGAAATAGTTTATACCTTTGAGGATGATCTGCAGCGCCCGTTGCGCATGGTGGTTCGACTTTATAACGATGGCGTTGCCTTCCGTTATGAGTTGGAGGGTTTGCAGCATACGTCAATCAAGCAGGATTTGACTACTTATCATATCAGTGAAGGCACGCGCCGGTGGTTTCAGGAATGGACGGAGTCTTATGAGAATTTCTTCCCTTTATCCACTACCGGTAAAGGTGGAAAACAACATTGGGGCTATCCTTGTCTGCTTGAGCAGAATGGTGTGTACTCTCTTATTACTGAAGCTGGTATAGAACGAATCAACAGTGCCTCTTCCTTGAAGAATGGGCAGAATCCGGAGGACTATCATGTGTTCCTGGATGAAAACACACAGCATTATTCGGGTAATTGGAAATCTCCCTGGCGAGTGGTTGTCATTGGAAAGAAGCAGGATCTGATAGCTTCGACCCTGGTAACTGATGTCAGTGCCCCTTGTCGTCTGAAAGATACTTCATGGATTAAACCGGGAAGTGTAAGCTGGATTTATTGGGCTTACAACCATGGCTCAAACGACTTGAATATCATTAAAAAGTATGTAGATATGGCGAAGACCTTGCATCTGCCATACGTATTGATTGATGCAGAATGGGATGAGATGAAGAATGGAGCCACCATCGAGGAGGCTTTGAAATATGCTAAGGATAGGGGTGTGAAGCCTTTGCTTTGGTATAATTCTTCTACTGCATGGATTAAGGCTTGGGGTGCACCAGGTCCTCACAATAGACTGAATGCTCCGGAAAACAGGGAGAAGGAGTTTGCCTGGTTGGAGAAAATGGGCGTAGCTGGAGTGAAGATTGACTTCTTTGCTGGCGATAAACAGGAAACGATGGAGTATTGCATCGACCTATTGGAGTGTGCGGCACGCCATCATCTTACGGTTAACTTTCATGGTGCTACTGTTCCCCGCGGCTGGCAGCGCACTTATCCCAACCTGCTCTCTACCGAGGGTGTGTATGGAGCGGAATGGTATAATAATGAATCTGTGCTGACAAAAAAGGCTGCTTGCCATAATGCTACCTTGCCATTTACCCGCGGCATCGTGGGCTCGATGGATTATACGCCTTGCACCTTTTCTGATTCTCAGCATCCGCATATCACTACCCATGCTCATGAGTTGGCTTTGCCAATCTTGTTCGAGTCGGCTTTGATGCATTGGGCTGATAAGCCGGAGAGTTATCTTGCCCAGCCAAAGGAAGTGCAGGATTTTATCTCGAACATGCCGACTGCATGGGATGAGACGCGATTGCTCAGTGGTTATCCGGGCGAAAGTGTCGTGATGGCTCGCAGAAAGGGAAGCACCTGGTATGTGGCTGGCATTAATGGCAAGGATGAATCCCAGAAACTGGCCCTGAATTTATCTTCTCTGACAAAGCAAAACTCACGTGTTGTTTTGTTCGAGGATAGCGGAACGGCAAAAAATCCTTGGAAAATTTCATACCGTAAGGTTAGGGGTATGAAAGATTATATCAATGCACAGCCTCGTGGTGGCTTTGTGATGGTTATCAAATCCAAAAAACGCTTCGCACCAAACAAAGTGCGAAGCGTTTTTTTAGAATGTATTGAATGTATTATTTGA
- a CDS encoding two-component regulator propeller domain-containing protein, which produces MKRFLLFGVLCLVQMLTSFSHASSGRLYTSNDMSSSLIRCIIQDKYGFIWVGTNYGLNRFDGYKFSTYLCNPADTTTIQDNDIVKLYPYSKEFLFVATNRGLYKYSYLTNSFQHIVLEKKDEKIRVSSLIEDRKHNLLIGTSGYGAYRLDMTTGKVTRLSRKSANSVDDFFGMLFFDDEGYLWQANHTKVLRKYKYDGKSIKLVSVYEPKDLFGIRKLYATDKKGFFVAHTGGIMRYDYASDSFSRYDFDFSAHQGAGYISAATLDKYGNLWLGTSGDGTFKIPHGSRKAYRVELNNQSFIFDNAHISDLLIDRDGNQWYGCYMKGLFLSNNDKNVFHPVSLDELGGVWKPFRL; this is translated from the coding sequence ATGAAGCGTTTTTTACTTTTTGGAGTTCTTTGCCTCGTGCAAATGTTGACAAGCTTCTCTCATGCTAGCTCTGGACGACTTTATACATCCAACGACATGTCGAGTAGCCTGATTCGATGTATCATACAGGATAAGTATGGTTTCATTTGGGTGGGTACGAATTATGGACTGAATCGTTTTGACGGCTATAAATTCAGTACCTATCTTTGCAATCCTGCCGATACGACAACCATTCAGGACAATGATATCGTAAAACTCTATCCTTACAGCAAAGAGTTCCTCTTTGTGGCAACAAATCGTGGACTCTATAAATATTCCTATCTTACCAATAGTTTCCAGCATATCGTATTGGAAAAGAAAGATGAGAAGATAAGAGTAAGTTCTCTTATTGAGGATAGAAAGCATAATCTCCTGATAGGTACATCCGGGTATGGTGCCTATAGGTTGGATATGACTACAGGTAAAGTTACTCGCCTTTCAAGGAAATCTGCAAATTCAGTGGATGATTTCTTTGGTATGCTGTTCTTCGATGATGAGGGATATCTGTGGCAGGCTAATCATACAAAGGTGTTGAGAAAATATAAATACGATGGCAAGTCTATCAAACTGGTAAGTGTATATGAACCTAAAGATCTGTTTGGCATCCGTAAATTATATGCCACAGACAAGAAGGGGTTCTTTGTGGCGCATACGGGCGGCATTATGCGCTATGATTATGCCTCGGATAGCTTCTCACGCTACGATTTCGATTTTTCAGCTCATCAGGGAGCAGGATATATCAGTGCTGCTACCTTGGATAAGTATGGCAATTTATGGTTGGGTACTTCGGGAGATGGAACTTTCAAGATACCGCATGGAAGCAGAAAGGCTTATCGGGTGGAGTTGAATAACCAATCGTTTATCTTTGATAATGCGCATATCAGCGATTTGCTGATAGATAGAGATGGTAATCAGTGGTATGGATGCTATATGAAAGGACTTTTCTTGTCGAATAATGATAAGAATGTGTTCCATCCGGTTTCTTTGGATGAATTGGGGGGGGTATGGAAACCATTTCGTCTGTAG
- a CDS encoding response regulator — translation METISSVVGVADGLMLFVVKNHGLYLLDEKTGNTKLLQSPAGPIKVYSDFRKNVYVYGRDGIYEYDWKHQTYRLLLPANGLSLDGMQVDAAGNIYFTSPGNGLYVWNRKSGKMTQYLMDDKRPHKTICNNWISEIRLDSRGWLWCATANGVSCMDTKTGYFDIILSRPLLEGKTCYSTLELSDGKIAIATEMGLYLYDRKKQQTTPWPHSESISGLRIYSLKKDAKGNLWMSTAQGIWCYDSKAKSFFSFEKGNGLLTKEYLAGVVGSTSDGVICYGNSVGLTYFRPSQVKNYDEKTSAIYLSGVLLDGKMAPFIGDNLSVPSDFKSIVLSFSQLDYQSVGNIVFQYRINGGKWISNAAGDNSFNFTGLSYGHYRIEVRTYCNGKYSIYNKVINLDVLAPWYLTVWAKLIYLSLVLGFMAAVIFIYLHKKKRDLEEAKMQFLINATHDIRSPLTLIMEPLKKLKEQLGNAEEYQADIDTIDRNAQRLLTLVNQILDKRRLDKHQMNLSCRETNLVEFSQGLVSFFTYNANLRGINIRLEMPETPVNAWIDRNKLDKAIANLLSNAFKYTPNGGEIIFRIEKQAEKVLLYVIDSGKGLGKNDDAKNLFERFYQGKNSADMHLGGSGIGLNLCRAIVRLHGGDVTARNREDGKSGACFIIELPLGKEHLKNNQIYSEYVDIGMKQRRSAANRNCKILLVDDDIEICRYIKQELSDWYRFVICNNGKAALKQLLSGDFDLVVSDVVMPEMDGITLLKNIKGNANISHVPVIMLTSKSEISDRLEGIKLGADAYLAKPFSLEELHLTIDNLIDNVRRLKGKFSGVLKQDDKVEKIEVKGNDEELMERIMKVVNENMGDSDFNVEKMCDEVGVSRTQLHRKLKEMTGVPTSEFLRNIRLNEAARLIREHKINITQVSYMVGFANNSHFSTAFKKYFGMSPTEYAARYSE, via the coding sequence ATGGAAACCATTTCGTCTGTAGTGGGAGTTGCTGACGGATTGATGCTTTTTGTGGTCAAAAATCATGGGTTGTATCTCTTGGATGAGAAGACGGGCAATACCAAGCTACTGCAAAGTCCTGCAGGACCAATCAAAGTGTACTCGGATTTTCGGAAGAATGTTTATGTATATGGCCGTGATGGCATTTATGAGTATGATTGGAAGCATCAGACTTACCGGTTGTTGCTGCCTGCCAATGGACTTTCTCTAGATGGTATGCAGGTAGATGCTGCTGGTAATATTTATTTTACGAGCCCGGGCAACGGACTTTATGTATGGAATAGAAAGAGTGGCAAGATGACGCAATATCTGATGGATGATAAGCGTCCACACAAAACCATTTGCAATAACTGGATATCGGAGATCAGGTTAGATTCCCGGGGATGGCTCTGGTGTGCAACAGCCAATGGTGTGTCGTGCATGGATACCAAAACCGGATATTTTGACATCATTCTTTCTCGGCCTTTGTTAGAGGGTAAAACGTGCTATTCTACATTAGAACTGTCGGATGGTAAGATTGCTATTGCCACAGAGATGGGGCTTTATCTCTATGACAGGAAAAAACAGCAGACTACCCCTTGGCCTCATTCCGAGAGTATTAGCGGATTGAGAATTTATTCGCTGAAGAAGGATGCCAAGGGAAACCTATGGATGAGTACTGCGCAGGGTATCTGGTGTTATGATAGTAAAGCTAAGTCGTTTTTCTCTTTTGAAAAGGGAAACGGACTCTTGACCAAGGAATATCTGGCTGGAGTAGTAGGTTCTACATCTGATGGGGTTATCTGTTATGGAAACTCCGTAGGATTGACTTATTTTAGGCCTTCTCAGGTAAAGAATTATGATGAGAAAACGTCCGCCATTTATCTGTCGGGTGTGTTGCTTGATGGAAAGATGGCTCCGTTTATTGGAGATAATCTGAGTGTTCCGTCTGATTTCAAGTCGATAGTGCTCAGCTTCTCCCAGCTTGATTATCAGAGCGTGGGTAACATCGTGTTCCAGTATCGCATCAACGGGGGCAAATGGATCAGCAATGCGGCTGGAGACAATAGCTTCAACTTCACAGGTTTGTCGTATGGACATTATCGTATAGAGGTGCGTACCTATTGCAACGGTAAGTACTCTATATATAATAAGGTGATCAACCTGGATGTGCTGGCACCTTGGTATCTCACAGTTTGGGCTAAGCTTATCTATCTGAGCCTGGTTCTCGGCTTTATGGCTGCTGTCATCTTTATCTATCTGCACAAGAAAAAAAGAGATCTTGAAGAGGCTAAGATGCAGTTCCTCATCAATGCCACCCACGATATCCGTTCGCCGCTTACTCTGATTATGGAGCCTCTGAAGAAATTGAAGGAGCAATTGGGAAATGCTGAGGAATATCAGGCGGATATTGATACCATCGACCGAAACGCACAGCGTCTGCTCACCCTGGTGAATCAGATTCTCGACAAAAGACGCCTGGACAAGCATCAGATGAACCTCTCGTGCAGGGAAACCAACCTGGTGGAGTTTTCGCAGGGTTTGGTTTCGTTCTTCACCTATAATGCCAACCTGCGTGGTATTAATATCAGGCTGGAGATGCCGGAGACGCCTGTGAATGCATGGATAGACCGCAACAAGCTGGATAAGGCGATAGCCAATCTGCTGTCTAATGCCTTTAAATATACGCCTAATGGCGGCGAAATCATCTTCCGCATAGAAAAGCAGGCAGAGAAGGTGCTCCTGTATGTGATTGATAGCGGCAAGGGATTGGGAAAGAACGATGATGCCAAGAACCTGTTTGAACGCTTCTATCAGGGAAAGAATTCGGCTGATATGCATCTGGGTGGTTCGGGCATCGGCTTGAATCTGTGCCGGGCCATCGTAAGGCTTCATGGAGGCGATGTGACTGCACGCAACCGTGAGGATGGAAAGAGCGGTGCCTGTTTCATCATAGAATTGCCTTTGGGTAAAGAGCATCTTAAGAATAACCAGATTTATTCGGAATACGTGGATATCGGAATGAAACAGCGGAGAAGTGCAGCTAACAGAAACTGTAAAATCCTGCTCGTGGATGATGATATCGAGATATGCCGTTACATCAAGCAGGAACTGAGCGATTGGTATCGCTTTGTAATCTGCAACAATGGCAAGGCGGCATTGAAGCAGTTGCTTTCTGGTGATTTCGACCTGGTGGTAAGCGATGTGGTAATGCCTGAGATGGATGGTATCACGCTCCTTAAAAACATCAAGGGTAATGCCAATATCAGCCATGTGCCTGTTATCATGCTTACTTCCAAATCGGAAATCAGTGACCGTCTGGAGGGCATCAAACTGGGTGCTGATGCTTATCTGGCAAAACCGTTCAGCCTGGAGGAACTTCATCTCACGATAGACAATCTCATCGACAATGTACGTCGCCTGAAAGGTAAGTTCTCTGGAGTTCTGAAGCAGGACGACAAGGTGGAGAAGATAGAGGTGAAAGGCAACGACGAGGAGCTGATGGAACGTATCATGAAGGTGGTGAACGAGAACATGGGCGATTCTGACTTCAATGTAGAGAAGATGTGTGATGAGGTGGGTGTAAGCCGCACCCAGCTGCATCGTAAGTTGAAGGAGATGACGGGTGTTCCTACTAGCGAGTTCTTGAGAAACATCCGTCTCAATGAGGCTGCCCGATTGATAAGAGAGCATAAAATCAACATTACGCAGGTTTCATATATGGTGGGATTTGCCAATAACAGTCATTTCTCCACTGCATTTAAGAAATATTTCGGTATGTCGCCTACAGAATATGCGGCAAGATACTCTGAGTAA